One window of Oncorhynchus masou masou isolate Uvic2021 chromosome 33, UVic_Omas_1.1, whole genome shotgun sequence genomic DNA carries:
- the LOC135528369 gene encoding lysophosphatidic acid receptor 6-like: MNTSVGDFPGNCSTPADYQFYLFPAVYSLVMALGLPGNVGALYMFIFKITPRTSSNVYVINLALADTAILCTLPFKIHYFLNRNDWVFGDMACRITGTMFFANIYISIAFMTCICVDRYTAVTHPHIYLRLRNSCYTVVVSVAVWVVAGVAVLSFIRVGPLDSKPGGGRPQRRSCFENFSKHEWDRRVAPYSLFSLVFGSLLPSVVILVCYPLVARRIALIRTNTARGALRVIYTILAITLLCFLPYHVVHFLHLLRRQGAIHHCPHANAIYNARQVTLALVSLNSCLDPLLYYFTTSHCKWSPSMAWFRWIWARRNRGLYTIAVGQ, translated from the coding sequence ATGAATACATCTGTTGGAGATTTCCCTGGCAACTGCAGTACCCCAGCAGACTACCAGTTCTACCTCTTCCCAGCCGTCTACAGTCTGGTGATGGCACTGGGCCTGCCAGGAAACGTGGGAGCCCTCTACATGTTCATCTTCAAGATCACTCCCCGCACCTCATCTAACGTGTACGTGATCAACCTGGCCCTCGCCGATACCGCCATCCTCTGCACCCTGCCCTTCAAGATCCACTACTTCCTCAACAGAAACGACTGGGTATTCGGAGACATGGCATGCCGCATTACAGGAACAATGTTCTTCGCCAATATCTACATCAGCATCGCCTTCAtgacctgtatctgtgtggaTCGATACACGGCCGTCACACATCCTCACATCTATCTGAGGCTCCGGAACTCGTGTTATACTGTAGTGGTGAGTGTGGCGGTGTGGGTGGTGGCGGGGGTGGCTGTTCTGTCCTTCATCCGAGTGGGACCTCTGGACAGCAAACCTGGCGGAGGTCGCCCCCAGCGCCGTAGCTGCTTTGAGAACTTTTCAAAGCACGAGTGGGACAGGCGTGTGGCGCCGTACAGCTTATTCAGTCTCGTCTTCGGCTCGCTACTGCCCTCTGTGGTCATCCTGGTGTGTTACCCTCTGGTGGCACGGCGCATCGCTCTCATCCGGACCAACACGGCCCGCGGAGCCCTGAGAGTCATCTACACCATCCTGGCTATCACCCTGCTCTGCTTCCTGCCGTACCATGTGGTTCACTTCCTGCACCTGCTCCGCCGTCAAGGGGCCATCCATCACTGTCCCCATGCCAATGCCATCTACAATGCCCGGCAGGTGACTTTGGCTCTGGTCAGCCTCAACAGCTGTCTGGACCCCCTGCTCTACTACTTCACCACTAGTCACTGTAAGTGGAGTCCCTCCATGGCCTGGTTCAGATGGATTTGGGCCAGGAGGAATAGGGGGCTCTATACCATTGCTGTGGGACAGTGA